The window TGATGTCTTAGATCTTCAACATGAAGATAGGATCCCGAATTGTCGTTGCTATCTGCTCACAATTCTGCAAGGTTTCTTTATGCTATCTTGTGTGGAAGATATAGCGCATGGTTGGCTTTGTCCTGTCAAAACTAGGCCCCTCAAACCATGAATGCATGATGTAACTGTTCCTTATGGCCATGTGATAGAAAAAAATCGCTGATAATCTCATGTAACCCAATTTAACCTGCTGACTAACTTTTTTTTCAACTGTCAACAAATCAGTTCACAGTATTTTTTGGCCAAAAGTGATGTAACTGTTCTTTCTGGAAACTTCCATTTTTTGGCCAAATTTTGACCCAAAATGGTCCTGATTGTGTATTTTCCTTCTAGTTATTTATCTGTTTGGCAAAATGTTTTCAGACTTCCCCAGATTGAATATCATAGTAGTGTTCATGATTGAGATTTTTTTCAAAAGTTTCTGGAAACTTTCATTTTTTGGCCAAATATTTTTGACCCAAAAGGTTCCTTCTAATATTTTTATCTGTttgacaaatactccctccgtcccaaaataagtgacttaactttgtactagctttagtacaaagttagtacaaagttgagtcacttattttgggacggagggagtagtcctCAAATTTCCCCAGATTGAATATCATAGTAGTGTTCATTTTTTTAGAGTTTTTTCAAATTTTTCTGGGCACTTCAATTTTTCGGTCAAAAGTGATGTGGCAGGGTGACTGGGATGCTGACCAGGCTTTTGACTGATCAAAAGTCAAAACCACTCAAAACAGGGATGAAACCAGTTTGACCGGAGACTGTTGATTTTTGTCTGGTTTTGGAAGTTTTGAGGTTGTACAGTAGATGGTTCTGTAGTTCGGGGTTGTTTCTTAAACTTTGCTCACAATTCAGGGTTTTAATATCGTCTTCTCTCTTATATTAACTGTCGACAAATCAGTTTGCAGTTTCCTTCAAGTAGTGTTCGTTGTTGTATATACCACATAGATGAAATATAGCCCTAGAAATTGAGATATGGAAAATGAGCTATGAGTAATCCCACAGTTCAGATACATTCTAATAAACAACAGGCTGTCATTGATCAATTTTACATTTTTTTAGATAATAAATGTCATCAATCAGTTTTGAATACAAACAAGTACATATATTGGCCAGTAGGTTGGGCCCACATTAGTCCTTGAGCACTGATTGCATATTGTGTTCATCCATCTTAGAATTGCATATCATGTTCTAGAACACTGACTGGAAGCTTGCAGACCGCTAAGCTATTGGAATGTGACTGGCGCCAGCCACAAATTTATGCTACTGTTGGTGCTGGATATTACTTATCTTCAAAGTGTTGCTGTTCTGACTGCTTGTAACTAACTATGGCTTTTGGATTTTGTTTAGGTGGTGAGTTCTCGTGAGTGGCCTCTCATCTCTAAATACAGAGCAACAGTACACACTCAGTCACCCAAACAGGAGATGATGGCCTCCTTGTTCAAACCACGGGGAACTGAAGATGATGGCCTTATTCGGTACGCGTCAATCTTGAGTCCAGTTCATTGTCCAAACTGTGCGTGGGTGTCCTTGTAGTATGTATGTTGTGCTTTGTTGCACGCTTTTCCTCATGGAATGGAATGAAACCGTTGCACTGTGGATTTCCAGGGAATCTCTTATTGACTTCTACACTAGCTCTGGGAAGCGGAAGCCAGACCAAGTCATCATTTTCAGGTACCAAATTGTGAAACTACTAGTATTTGCTAATAGCAGTAAATTTTTGTAGTTCCTCTACTGAAAATGGACATAACTGATGCTACTTTCAGGGATGGAGTGAGCGAAAGCCAGTTTACTCAGGTCATAAACATCGAGCTTGAGCAGATCATTGAGGTAGTATATTTACTTGATCCCAACATGTTCTTGTTAGAACAATACTTGTAACCTATGTACAAGTAATTATCCCGTACTGGAGCTGGACAGTGTCACTCATTTGATCTCCTGTTAACCAACCAATGCAATGCAGGCATGCAAGTGCCTTGATGACAAGTGGGAGCCCAAGTTCACAGTCATAGTTGCTCAGAAAAACCATCACACCAGGTTTTTCCAGACCAACTCGCCAGAAAATGTTCCTCCTGGTAAACAAATGTCTTTCCGAAGTCCACTGCTTTTTATACGTGGGTTTGCATGCAGTTTTCTTGTGTGAAACGGTAGATTGTAACAGCAAGTGTCCATGTCATATTGTGTAGGCACTGTGGTGGATAAACAAGTGTGCCATCCCAAGAACTTTGACTTCTACATGTGCGCGCATGCTGGGATGATTGTGAGTAGTAAACTCTGCTTTCTGCTCTGTTTTTGCTTCCTAGCGCAATGTAGCACTACCATGTTCGTTCAGGTGGGGGCTAATTAGGGTTTCTTTGTGTGGCAGGGGACGTCGAGGCCAACGCATTACCATGTTCTGCATGATGAGATCGGCTTCAGTGGGGATGAGCTCCAGGAGTTTGTGCACTCGCTCTCCTACGTGTACGTGGAcagcctatatatatatatatatatatatatatatatatatatatatatatatatatatgatgttACTACCGGTCTAGGCTTGGGTCATTCTTGTTGTGTCTGAACCTGTCGGCGTTTCTTTATTTCAGGTACCAGAGGAGCACGACAGCGATATCAGTAGGTATGTTTGAAGACTCACTCGATCCATGCTCGCCGCTGTTTGTGTTTGGCAATGCATGTGAGGAGTTGCTTATGCTGTTGTGTGTCTTGTTTTGGCAGCTGCTCCGATAGCGTACGCGCATCTGGCGGCGGCGCAGGTGGGCACCTTCATGAAGTTTGACGACATGTCGGACACGTCATCGAGCCAGGGAGGGGGCCACACGTCGGTGGGCAGCGCCCCGGTGCCGGAGCTGCCTCGGCTGCACGAGAAAGTGAGGAGCTCCATGTTCTTCTGCTGATCTGATGCTGCTCTCCGCTGTCTGTCAGTGGAGGTTGAACCGTGTGTCTGTATAAAACCTATCTATCTTATCTAGATGGCACCTTGAACTCTAGCTGTATGGGTGCCCGTAGAATGAACAAGTAAGTGGGTCGGTCTGTTGCGTTGGTGTCGCGCTGGGAACGTTCCCATGGATCGTTTGTGTTTGTGTTGGCGTCGTTGAACCAAGCAACCTGAATCTAGCTTAACCTTGGATGATGTGCTGGCTAGCTAGACCTAGACGACTTGGGTGGAGTGGATAATCAAGTTAAGTGGATGTGAATTTGTTGCAGATGGAAGAATCGGTTGGCAACTTGGTACATAGAGAGATACATCAATCTCAATCACAACTTAAGTAAGCAAACAAACGAAACAATCCATCAAACTGCATACATTCATTAGCGCCAACCAAATTATGTATGGCTTCAGTATGTATCATGGATAATCTCCAGCCAGGTTCATCACATGACAGCACAGACAGAGACAAAATGTTTTTGTGCAATCTCACAACCAATTTTCattcattcattcattcattCTATATATATCTAGGAGTGCTAGGAGCACACTCGAACGCCAACAGCCGTAAGCAGCAGCTACCAAATCAACTCGACTCGATCAATCTCAATCTAagcagaagcagaagcaggcaCACTAGAAAAAGAAAAAGCCCAAACACAATCGTCCATCAAAAATGGAAgagaagaagagaaaagaaaAGCATGAATTGATCATGCTTCCTTGAGCAGCTCGATGAGGTAGTCCCTGGTGCTGAGGTAGCAGGTGAGGGAGAGGCTCTGGTACAAGACCTCGTATCTGTACATGTTGAGAGATGCCATCCTCATGTATCGCTCCATGCTCAATCTCTCGTACACCGCCGGGATCGTCAGAGCGCCCACCACAACTGCCACCACAAAATCAAATCAAACACTCCATCAGAACCCAACCCAACCCAACCCAACCATGGCGTCTCAACAAACTAGTGTACGTATTATTCACAAAGACAAGAAAGAAAGCAGAGCAAAGGCAAGGTGCCTGCCTGCGTAGCACAGGGTGGGGAGGTCGCGCGCGAGGCGGCCcagcagggcggcggcggcgaggcagaGGAACACCTGGCCGGAGCCGGGCTGGCCCTGCGCGACGCGGCGGAAGGCGGAGGCGAGGTCGGCGAGGCACGAATGAATCAGCGCGGCGAGCTCGTCGGCCGCCGGCTGCAGGTCGGGGatgggcggggcggggcggccgaGGAGGCGCGCGGCCCTGGACCACGCGTACAGCACCGCCAGCAGCAGGAGGAGCACGTCGGCGGCCAGCGAGACGGCCGTGTAACCCGAGGCTCCGTGGAAGAGGATCCAGGAGGCGACGGCGGCCGCCAGCAGCAGCGCGCTCAGCTCCGCCCGGCCTCGCCGCCACAGCACCACGTCCGTCACTGC is drawn from Aegilops tauschii subsp. strangulata cultivar AL8/78 chromosome 1, Aet v6.0, whole genome shotgun sequence and contains these coding sequences:
- the LOC109766825 gene encoding reticulon-like protein B12 codes for the protein MDRRRQHHAGEFVTDVVLWRRGRAELSALLLAAAVASWILFHGASGYTAVSLAADVLLLLLAVLYAWSRAARLLGRPAPPIPDLQPAADELAALIHSCLADLASAFRRVAQGQPGSGQVFLCLAAAALLGRLARDLPTLCYAVVVGALTIPAVYERLSMERYMRMASLNMYRYEVLYQSLSLTCYLSTRDYLIELLKEA